In Nicotiana tabacum cultivar K326 chromosome 17, ASM71507v2, whole genome shotgun sequence, one DNA window encodes the following:
- the LOC107802351 gene encoding non-specific lipid-transfer protein C, cotyledon-specific isoform-like has protein sequence MKNLLYSVALCLSVLFVLAHINEAVIPCGTVDMKAAACISFAAGKDAKPSAPCCNGLQQLAQNVKSVDDKKAICRCLKAGVKNFVGVQDRFLSQLPTACKIKVGFPVSMNTNCETIRT, from the exons ATGAAGAACCTTTTGTACTCAGTTGCTCTCTGCCTTTCTGTCCTCTTTGTTCTTGCTCATATCAATGAAGCAGTCATTCCCTGTGGCACTGTAGACATGAAGGCCGCAGCCTGCATCTCCTTTGCCGCAGGGAAGGATGCAAAGCCGTCGGCGCCGTGTTGCAATGGGCTGCAACAGTTGGCACAAAATGTGAAATCTGTGGATGATAAGAAGGCTATTTGCAGATGCCTCAAGGCTGGTGTCAAGAACTTTGTTGGTGTTCAAGATAGATTCCTTAGCCAACTCCCCACTGCTTGCAAGATTAAAGTTGGCTTCCCTGTCTCCATGAACACCAACTGTGAAAC GATTCGCACGTAA